One stretch of Pyxidicoccus trucidator DNA includes these proteins:
- a CDS encoding YceD family protein produces MLVKIEQIKETGLQLNEPIGLNLLGEVLGGDGSGEDTGFRATAPSTLKASLKKVSGGVLLEGQFTANVTSQCKRCLTDVELKVPVAFTLNLVPKSLVRGDDYLKDDESVMEKKERSQGEVGGSFELEDADQEVFDGKVINLDPIVREQLLLALPMGTVCREDCKGLCPQCGINRNEAKCTCETKPVDPRMAPLKNIKLS; encoded by the coding sequence ATGCTCGTAAAGATTGAACAAATCAAGGAGACAGGGCTTCAGCTCAACGAGCCCATCGGTCTCAACCTGCTCGGTGAGGTGCTGGGCGGAGATGGGTCCGGTGAGGACACCGGCTTTCGCGCCACGGCTCCGTCCACGCTGAAGGCGTCGCTGAAGAAGGTGAGCGGCGGCGTGCTGCTGGAGGGGCAGTTCACAGCGAATGTCACCAGCCAGTGCAAGCGCTGCCTGACGGACGTGGAACTGAAGGTGCCGGTGGCCTTCACCCTCAACCTGGTGCCCAAGTCGCTCGTCCGCGGGGACGACTACCTGAAGGACGACGAGTCCGTCATGGAGAAGAAGGAGCGCAGCCAGGGCGAGGTGGGCGGCTCGTTCGAACTGGAGGACGCGGACCAGGAGGTCTTCGACGGGAAGGTCATCAATCTGGACCCCATCGTCCGGGAGCAATTGCTGCTGGCCCTGCCCATGGGCACGGTGTGCCGCGAGGACTGCAAGGGCCTGTGCCCCCAGTGCGGCATCAACCGCAACGAGGCGAAGTGCACCTGCGAGACG
- a CDS encoding response regulator has translation MSRILIIEDEQDLAGLVEYNLRAVGFETDTANTGAGGLAKARAQPPDLVLLDLMLPDIAGGEVLRMLKLDAELRKTAVIIVSAKGQESDRVQGLELGADDYVVKPFSVRELLLRVKAVLRRGDVEEGPAAVLTSGDIVLDTSRHQVRVKGEEVVLTALEFRLLRTLLERSDRVQTREVLLSDVWGIQAEIHTRTVDTHIKRLREKLGPAGDIIETVRGVGYKLSPP, from the coding sequence ATGTCGCGCATCCTGATCATCGAGGACGAGCAGGACCTCGCCGGACTCGTCGAGTACAACCTCCGGGCCGTGGGCTTCGAGACGGACACGGCGAACACCGGCGCGGGGGGCCTCGCCAAGGCCCGCGCGCAGCCGCCGGACCTGGTGCTGCTGGACCTGATGCTGCCGGACATCGCGGGCGGCGAGGTGCTGCGCATGCTCAAGCTGGACGCGGAGCTGCGCAAGACGGCCGTCATCATCGTCAGCGCGAAGGGCCAGGAGTCGGACCGCGTGCAGGGGCTGGAGCTGGGCGCGGACGACTATGTCGTGAAGCCCTTCTCCGTCCGCGAGCTCCTCCTGCGCGTCAAGGCGGTGCTGCGCCGCGGAGACGTGGAGGAAGGGCCGGCGGCGGTGCTCACTTCCGGCGACATCGTCCTGGACACCTCGCGCCACCAGGTGCGCGTGAAGGGCGAGGAGGTGGTGCTCACCGCCCTGGAGTTCCGCCTGCTGCGCACGCTGCTGGAGCGCAGTGACAGGGTGCAGACGCGCGAAGTGCTCCTGTCCGACGTCTGGGGCATCCAGGCGGAAATCCACACCCGCACCGTGGACACGCACATCAAGCGCCTGCGCGAGAAGCTGGGCCCCGCCGGGGACATCATCGAGACGGTGCGCGGCGTGGGCTACAAGCTCAGCCCTCCGTAG